A stretch of Coregonus clupeaformis isolate EN_2021a chromosome 37, ASM2061545v1, whole genome shotgun sequence DNA encodes these proteins:
- the LOC121553673 gene encoding thioredoxin-dependent peroxide reductase, mitochondrial-like, translated as MAATVGRLLKTSVKVASGGLKAASPHGTSVSKPSRILTCPALQKACFSTSTARWAPAVTQHAPHFKATAVHNGEFKEMGLDDFKGKYLVLFFYPLDFTFVCPTEIISFSDKASEFHDINCEVVGVSVDSHFTHLAWINTPRKAGGLGEIHIPLLTDLNKQVSRDYGVLLEGPGIALRGLFIIDPNGVVKHMSVNDLPVGRCVDETLRLVRAFQFVETHGEVCPASWTPDSPTIKPTPEGSKEYFEKVND; from the exons ATGGCTGCCACCGTTGGGAGACTACTAAAGACCTCT GTAAAAGTTGCATCTGGAGGACTGAAAGCAGCTTCGCCACATGGAACTTCAGTGAGCAAGCCCTCAAGAATTCTCACCTGTCCTGCACTGCAGAAAGCTTGTTTCTCTACCA GTACTGCTAGGTGGGCTCCAGCTGTCACTCAACATGCACCACATTTTAAAGCTACAGCTGTCCACAATGGCGAGTTTAAGGAGATGGGCCTAGATGACTTTAAGGGCAAATACCTGGTCCTTTTCTTCTACCCACTCGATTT CACATTTGTTTGCCCGACAGAGATCATCTCGTTCAGTGACAAGGCCAGCGAGTTCCATGACATCAACTGTGAAGTGGTGGGCGTGTCAGTGGACTCTCACTTCACCCACCTGGCATGGATAAACACCCCACGCAAG GCTGGAGGTTTGGGTGAAATCCACATCCCCCTGCTGACAGACCTCAACAAACAGGTGTCTAGAGACTATGGTGTACTTCTGGAGGGCCCTGGCATTGCACTGAG GGGACTGTTTATCATTGATCCAAATGGGGTGGTGAAGCACATGAGCGTTAATGACCTGCCAGTGGGCCGCTGTGTGGACGAGACCCTGCGTCTGGTGAGGGCCTTCCAGTTTGTGGAGACTCACGGTGAAGTGTGCCCTGCTAGCTGGACCCCCGACTCTCCTACG ATCAAGCCAACTCCCGAAGGTTCAAAAGAGTACTTTGAGAAGGTCAACGACTAG
- the LOC121553672 gene encoding transmembrane 9 superfamily member 3, with protein sequence MGSSRWKIAVVVLLSFAELLMLIEADEHEHTYTDKEEVVLWMNTVGPYHNRQETYKYFSLPFCVGTKKTISHYHETLGEALQGVELEFSGLDIKFKDEVMQTTYCEIELDKAKRDAFVYAIKNHYWYQMYIDDLPIWGIVGEADENGEDHYLWTYKKLEIGFNGNRIVDVNLTSEGKVKLVPNTRIAMSYSVKWKKSDVKFEDRFDKYLDPSFFQHRIHWFSIFNSFMMVIFLVGLVSMILMRTLRKDYARYSKEEEMDDMDRDLGDEYGWKQVHGDVFRPSSHPMIFSSLIGSGCQIFSVSFIVIIVAMVEDLYTERGSMLSTAIFVYAATSPVNGYFGGSLYAKQGGRRWIKQMFIGAFLIPAMVCGTAFFINFIAMYYHASRAIPFGTMVAVCCICLFVILPLNLVGTILGRNLSGQPNFPCRVNAVPRPIPEKKWFMEPAVIVCLGGILPFGSIFIEMYFIFTSFWAYKIYYVYGFMMLVLVILCIVTVCVTIVCTYFLLNAEDYRWQWTSFLSAASTAVYVYMYSFYYYFFKTKMYGLFQTSFYFGYMAVFSSSLGIMCGAVGYVGTSAFVRKIYTNVKID encoded by the exons ATGGGGTCTTCCAGGTGGAAGATTGCAGTTGTGGTTCTTCTTTCGTTTGCCGAGTTATTAATGCTGATCGAGGCAGATGAACACGAACACACG TACACAGATAAAGAGGAGGTGGTTTTATGGATGAATACGGTGGGGCCTTACCACAACAGACAAGAAACGTACAAGTACTTCTCCCTGCCCTTCTGTGTGGGCACCAAGAAGACCATTAGCCACTACCATGAAACGCTAGGAGAGGCTCTGCAGGGAGTCGAGCTGGAGTTTAGTGGCCTAGACATCAAGTTCAAAG ATGAAGTCATGCAAACAACGTACTGTGAAATCGAGCTGGACAAAGCCAAACGGGATGCCTTTGTTTATGCCATTAAGAATCACTATTGGTACCAAATGTACATTGATGATCTACCCATCTGGG GAATTGTCGGTGAGGCAGATGAAAATGGAGAGGATCATTATCTGTGGACTTACAAGAAATTGGAGATTGGCTTCAATGGCAACCGAATTGTCGATGTCAACCTGACAAGTGAAGGCAAAGTCAAGCTTGTGCCCAACACAAGAATTGCAATGTCGTACTCT GTAAAGTGGAAGAAGTCAGATGTGAAGTTTGAAGACCGATTTGACAAGTATCTTGATCCATCTTTTTTCCAACACAGA ATTCACTGGTTTTCCATCTTCAACTCCTTCATGATGGTTATCTTCTTGGTTGGCCTGGTGTCCATGATCCTGATGAGAACGCTAAGGAAAGACTATGCTAGATACAGCAAAGAGGAGGAAATGGATGACATG GACAGGGACCTGGGGGATGAGTATGGGTGGAAGCAGGTCCATGGAGACGTGTTCCGGCCGTCCAGCCACCCCATGATCTTCTCCTCCCTTATTGGCTCTGGATGCCAGATCTTCTCTGTCTCCTTCATCGTCATCATCGTGGCCATGGTTGAGGATCTGTACACCGA GAGAGGATCCATGCTGAGCACAGCCATCTTTGTGTATGCTGCCACCTCTCCCGTCAATGGCTATTTTGGCGGAAGTTTGTATGCAAAACAAGGAG GCAGACGATGGATTAAACAGATGTTTATCGGGGCCTTCCTGATCCCTGCCATGGTGTGCGGGACAGCCTTCTTCATCAACTTCATCGCCATGTACTACCATGCCTCCCGAGCCATCCCCTTTGGCACCATG GTGGCTGTTTGctgtatttgtttgtttgttatccTGCCACTCAACCTTGTGGGGACCATTCTGGGAAGGAACCTCTCTGGCCAGCCCAACTTTCCCTGTCGTGTCAATGCAGTGCCACGGCCAATCCCTGAGAAGAAATG GTTCATGGAGCCAGCTGTCATTGTCTGTCTGGGAGGAATCCTTCCATTTGGTTCCATTTTCATCGAAAT GTACTTCATCTTTACTTCGTTTTGGGCCTACAAGATCTACTACGTGTACGGGTTCATGATGCTGGTCCTGGTTATCCTCTGCATTGTCACTGTGTGCGTCACCATTGTCTGCACTTACTTCCTCCTCAATGCTGAGGACTACAGATG GCAATGGACAAGCTTTCTCTCTGCTGCATCCACTGCAGTTTATGTTTACATGTACTCCTTTTACTACTATTTCTTCAAAACAAA GATGTATGGTCTGTTCCAGACGTCCTTTTACTTTGGCTACATGGCAGTGTTTAGTTCTTCTCTGGGAATTATGTGTG GAGCTGTTGGGTATGTGGGAACAAGTGCCTTCGTGAGGAAGATCTACACAAATGTGAAAATTGACTAG